A single window of Symphalangus syndactylus isolate Jambi chromosome 4, NHGRI_mSymSyn1-v2.1_pri, whole genome shotgun sequence DNA harbors:
- the NODAL gene encoding nodal homolog isoform X2, which produces MDLFTVTLSQVTFSLGSMVLEVTRPLSKWLKRPGALEKQMSRVAGECWPQPPTPPATNVLLMLYSNLSQEQRQLGGSTLLWEAESSWRAQEGQLSWEWGKRHRRHHLPDRSQLCRKVKFQVDFNLIGWGSWIIYPKQYNAYRCEGECPNPVGEEFHPTNHAYIQSLLKRYQPHRVPSTCCAPVKTKPLSMLYVDNGRVLLDHHKDMIVEECGCL; this is translated from the exons ATGGACCTGTTCACTGTCACTTTGTCCCAGGTCACCTTTTCCTTGGGCAGCATGGTCTTGGAGGTGACGAGGCCACTCTCCAAGTGGCTGAAGCGCCCTGGGGCCCTGGAGAAGCAGATGTCCAGGGTGGCTGGAGAGTGCTGGCCGCAGCCCCCCACACCACCTGCCACCAATGTGCTCCTTATGCTCTACTCCAACCTCTCGCAGGAGCAGAGGCAGCTGGGTGGGTCCACCTTGCTGTGGGAAGCCGAGAGCTCCTGGCGGGCCCAGGAGGGACAGCTGTCCTGGGAGTGGGGCAAGAGGCACCGTCGACATCACTTGCCAGACAGAAGTCAACTGTGTCGGAAGGTCAAGTTCCAGGTGGATTTCAACCTGATCGGATGGGGCTCCTGGATCATCTACCCCAAGCAGTACAACGCCTATCGCTGCGAGGGCGAGTGTCCTAATCCTGTCGGGGAAGAGTTTCATCCGACCAACCATGCATACATCCAG aGTCTGCTGAAACGTTACCAGCCCCACCGAGTCCCTTCTACTTGCTGTGCCCCAGTGAAGACCAAGCCACTGAGCATGCTGTATGTGGATAACGGCAGAGTGCTCCTAGATCACCATAAAGACATGATCGTGGAAGAATGTGGGTGCCTCTGA
- the NODAL gene encoding nodal homolog isoform X1, whose product MHAHCLPFLLHACWALLQVGAATVATALLRTRGQPSSPSPLAYMLSLYRDPLPRADIIRSLQAQDVEVDGQNWTFAFDFSFLSQQEDLAWAELRLQLSSPVDLPTEGSVAIKIFHQPKPDTEQASASCLERFQMDLFTVTLSQVTFSLGSMVLEVTRPLSKWLKRPGALEKQMSRVAGECWPQPPTPPATNVLLMLYSNLSQEQRQLGGSTLLWEAESSWRAQEGQLSWEWGKRHRRHHLPDRSQLCRKVKFQVDFNLIGWGSWIIYPKQYNAYRCEGECPNPVGEEFHPTNHAYIQSLLKRYQPHRVPSTCCAPVKTKPLSMLYVDNGRVLLDHHKDMIVEECGCL is encoded by the exons ATGCACGCCCACTGCCTGCCCTTCCTCCTGCACGCCTGTTGGGCCCTGCTCCAGGTGGGTGCTGCGACGGTGGCCACTGCGCTCCTGCGTACGCGGGGGCAGCCCTCGTCGCCGTCCCCTCTGGCGTACATGCTGAGCCTCTACCGCGACCCGCTGCCGAGGGCGGACATCATCCGCAGCCTACAGGCACAAG ATGTGGAGGTGGACGGGCAGAACTGGACATTTGCTTTTGACTTCTCCTTCCTGAGCCAACAAGAGGATCTGGCATGGGCTGAGCTCCGGCTGCAGCTGTCCAGCCCCGTGGACCTCCCCACTGAGGGCTCAGTTGCCATTAAGATTTTCCACCAGCCAAAGCCCGACACAGAGCAGGCTTCAGCCAGCTGCTTAGAGCGGTTTCAGATGGACCTGTTCACTGTCACTTTGTCCCAGGTCACCTTTTCCTTGGGCAGCATGGTCTTGGAGGTGACGAGGCCACTCTCCAAGTGGCTGAAGCGCCCTGGGGCCCTGGAGAAGCAGATGTCCAGGGTGGCTGGAGAGTGCTGGCCGCAGCCCCCCACACCACCTGCCACCAATGTGCTCCTTATGCTCTACTCCAACCTCTCGCAGGAGCAGAGGCAGCTGGGTGGGTCCACCTTGCTGTGGGAAGCCGAGAGCTCCTGGCGGGCCCAGGAGGGACAGCTGTCCTGGGAGTGGGGCAAGAGGCACCGTCGACATCACTTGCCAGACAGAAGTCAACTGTGTCGGAAGGTCAAGTTCCAGGTGGATTTCAACCTGATCGGATGGGGCTCCTGGATCATCTACCCCAAGCAGTACAACGCCTATCGCTGCGAGGGCGAGTGTCCTAATCCTGTCGGGGAAGAGTTTCATCCGACCAACCATGCATACATCCAG aGTCTGCTGAAACGTTACCAGCCCCACCGAGTCCCTTCTACTTGCTGTGCCCCAGTGAAGACCAAGCCACTGAGCATGCTGTATGTGGATAACGGCAGAGTGCTCCTAGATCACCATAAAGACATGATCGTGGAAGAATGTGGGTGCCTCTGA